One window from the genome of Mucilaginibacter ginsenosidivorans encodes:
- a CDS encoding LysE family translocator, translated as MATQLKLFSAAFCVSFLGSLPVGTLTANVTSYVLNDNAWGAIEFSIAAILIETIIVRLALVIVDRLTRFTWLFRVLSAIMCVAILVLAYKTLQAAFHMRSFNDVLPLVGFNPFFSGMVLSLLNPMHLPFWMGWTAVLKKREILQSSARSYNIYIAAIGAGTALCFIVYGLIGNLLTGVFKQQHNFINWVLGATLLFTGLLLAYKLIANRMSLKNEIKYNGQSKAS; from the coding sequence ATGGCCACGCAATTGAAACTATTCTCGGCAGCATTTTGTGTTAGTTTCCTCGGCTCGTTGCCCGTAGGGACTCTAACAGCTAACGTGACAAGTTATGTTTTAAACGACAACGCATGGGGGGCTATTGAATTTAGTATTGCCGCAATATTGATCGAGACTATCATCGTTCGGCTGGCTTTAGTCATTGTCGATAGATTGACCCGCTTCACCTGGCTGTTCAGGGTATTAAGCGCCATTATGTGCGTGGCCATCCTGGTATTGGCATATAAAACACTTCAAGCCGCTTTCCACATGCGTAGCTTTAACGATGTGCTGCCACTGGTGGGTTTTAACCCTTTCTTTTCAGGGATGGTTCTGAGCCTGCTCAATCCCATGCACCTTCCTTTTTGGATGGGCTGGACGGCAGTATTGAAAAAGAGAGAGATTTTGCAAAGTTCGGCGAGATCGTACAATATATACATTGCCGCTATAGGCGCCGGCACAGCTTTATGTTTCATTGTTTATGGACTCATAGGTAACCTTTTGACAGGCGTATTTAAACAGCAGCATAATTTTATAAACTGGGTGCTCGGGGCCACCCTGTTGTTTACCGGACTTTTGCTTGCTTATAAACTCATCGCCAACCGGATGAGTTTAAAAAACGAGATTAAGTACAATGGCCAAAGTAAAGCGTCGTAA
- a CDS encoding YHS domain-containing (seleno)protein → MKKLFVLLLLTASLPGSIFAQNDPHKKNYNLDKSGLAISGYDPVTYFTTQKAVEGKESISLSYEGVTYRFATTQDRELFKANPSKYQPQYGGWCAYAMGATGEKVDVDPETFKLLDGKLYLFYNKFFNNTKKSWNKDEANLKKKADTNWDKINH, encoded by the coding sequence ATGAAAAAACTATTTGTATTGTTATTGTTAACAGCTTCATTACCAGGGAGCATTTTTGCACAGAACGATCCCCACAAAAAAAATTACAACCTGGACAAATCCGGTTTGGCCATCAGCGGGTACGACCCGGTAACTTATTTCACCACCCAGAAAGCTGTTGAAGGGAAGGAGTCGATAAGCTTAAGCTACGAAGGTGTTACCTATCGCTTCGCAACTACACAGGATAGGGAGTTGTTCAAGGCCAATCCTTCAAAATATCAACCTCAATATGGTGGCTGGTGCGCCTATGCAATGGGTGCTACAGGCGAGAAAGTTGACGTCGACCCGGAGACTTTCAAATTGCTGGACGGTAAGCTTTACCTGTTTTACAATAAGTTTTTTAATAACACCAAAAAAAGCTGGAACAAGGATGAGGCTAATTTGAAAAAGAAAGCTGACACGAATTGGGATAAGATCAATCACTAA
- a CDS encoding phosphopantothenoylcysteine decarboxylase domain-containing protein, whose protein sequence is MSTNSQKPIVLITAGPTREPIDPVRYITNHSSGKMGYAIAGTFLDRGFRVILVSGPVSIGLAHPDLAIVNVNTADEMFAACRQYFPVLQIAVFAAAVADYKPAQVMTEKMKKLAPEFNLQMIKNVDIARAFGEVKRDDQVSIGFALETNDEEQNALKKLFSKNLDLVVLNSTRDNNAAFGFDTNKITIINRDFVFKRFPLKDKHAVARDIADIAVDIRNNVLNPQPIINLN, encoded by the coding sequence ATGAGCACAAACAGCCAAAAACCGATCGTACTGATAACCGCAGGGCCGACGAGGGAGCCCATTGATCCGGTGCGTTACATCACAAACCATTCTTCCGGCAAAATGGGTTACGCCATTGCCGGGACGTTCCTGGACAGGGGGTTCCGTGTGATATTGGTGTCGGGACCGGTAAGTATCGGGCTGGCTCATCCTGATCTGGCTATTGTAAATGTTAACACTGCTGACGAGATGTTTGCCGCATGCCGGCAATATTTCCCAGTACTTCAGATAGCGGTTTTCGCTGCCGCCGTTGCCGATTACAAACCTGCTCAAGTGATGACTGAAAAGATGAAGAAGTTGGCACCTGAGTTCAACTTGCAAATGATAAAAAATGTAGACATCGCCCGCGCTTTTGGCGAAGTGAAGAGAGATGACCAGGTTTCGATCGGCTTTGCGCTCGAGACCAACGATGAAGAGCAAAATGCATTGAAGAAACTTTTCTCAAAGAATCTGGACCTGGTGGTGCTGAATTCCACCCGGGATAATAATGCCGCATTTGGTTTCGACACCAACAAGATCACCATCATCAATCGCGACTTTGTATTTAAGCGGTTCCCGCTAAAGGATAAGCATGCTGTCGCCAGGGATATCGCTGACATTGCTGTGGACATTAGGAACAACGTTTTAAATCCTCAGCCAATTATTAACCTCAATTAA
- a CDS encoding DUF5686 and carboxypeptidase-like regulatory domain-containing protein, which produces MNEHTSINFKSIFRAFTILTATFLLPLTAFSQVTKVSGVVSDARSKETLPFATISVVNTKIVGISDENGKYAILDTKPFSLIKATCVGYIPALVKVEPGQTQLMNIKLQPRADELNTVVIRAGKKERYRNKNNPAVELIRQVIAHKDQNRPENYDYVQYKEYGKLLLAFANVSPGFSDKKFWKKYKFLFDNRDTTLVPGKSLTPVYLDEKLTQNYYRQQPGKKKTITLAQKNVKLGFYIDNEGLAKYFRHLFYDVDIYKNDIYLLSKLFLSPIANSSPSFYKFFITDTVIVNNTKVVELSFTPRNNNDLLFDGKIYITLDGNYAVQKSILYINKNTNINFVKDMRIDLDFEQNTDKRYHVSKSNILVDFSLNRNGKGGMIGSRTTTFKDYQVNQALPDSTYSGLGEVVNPGANNRDDEYWAQNRLDTLTHAEAKVYHNIDTLQSLKSFRRTMAVITWIIAGYNTVGPFEIGPANAFYSFNNIEGARLRFGGRTTPEMSKRYYFETYGAYGFKDQRWKYFLSGTYSFDNKYIYQFPQNYVRAYYENDAGIPGNPLQFVVENNLFLSFKRGNNDKYLYNKFFRFDYVREFENHFSYNLGFRNLTQSPAGSLYFTNLVSGVPNTINQLTSTEIILGLRYAPHEEFYQGRIYRIPVPNKYPAVSVDYTRGVKGVFGGGFGYQILHGRVDKHLYLSQLGYADVTVQASHTFGQLPYPLLTIHRANQTYSYDDDPDTYNLMNFLEFVSDHYESLSYEQHLNGFFLNKIPLFKRLKWRETLSFKALFGGVTDQNNPSLHPSLYQFPVDGAGRPLTYSLGKAPYLEGSVGIENIFKFFGVSLVRRFNYLDHPDAIKYGFRTSATILF; this is translated from the coding sequence ATGAACGAGCATACTTCGATAAACTTCAAAAGCATTTTCAGGGCTTTTACCATTTTAACAGCAACTTTCCTGCTGCCTTTGACAGCATTTTCACAGGTAACAAAAGTGAGCGGTGTGGTTTCTGATGCAAGGTCGAAAGAGACATTGCCGTTCGCAACTATATCGGTCGTCAACACAAAGATCGTTGGTATATCTGATGAAAACGGCAAATACGCCATCCTTGATACGAAACCCTTTAGTTTGATCAAAGCCACCTGCGTAGGCTATATTCCTGCTTTGGTCAAAGTCGAACCCGGACAAACACAGTTGATGAACATCAAACTACAGCCCCGGGCGGATGAATTGAACACTGTGGTTATTCGTGCCGGTAAAAAAGAACGGTACCGCAATAAAAATAACCCCGCCGTTGAATTGATCAGGCAGGTGATCGCCCATAAAGATCAGAACAGGCCCGAAAATTATGACTATGTTCAATACAAGGAATATGGGAAACTGCTGCTGGCTTTTGCTAATGTATCGCCCGGCTTTTCTGACAAAAAGTTTTGGAAAAAATACAAGTTCCTGTTTGATAACCGCGACACTACTCTTGTACCAGGTAAGTCATTAACGCCGGTTTACCTTGACGAAAAGCTGACCCAAAACTACTACCGCCAACAGCCCGGGAAGAAAAAGACGATCACCCTGGCTCAAAAAAATGTGAAGCTTGGGTTCTACATCGATAATGAGGGCCTCGCCAAATATTTCAGGCATTTGTTTTATGATGTCGATATCTACAAAAATGATATATACTTGTTGTCTAAACTTTTTCTTAGTCCCATTGCCAATAGCTCACCGTCCTTCTATAAGTTCTTCATTACCGATACAGTGATCGTTAATAATACCAAAGTGGTGGAATTGAGTTTCACTCCCCGCAATAATAATGACCTGCTGTTTGACGGTAAGATATACATTACCCTTGATGGCAATTATGCTGTCCAGAAATCTATCCTGTATATCAATAAAAATACGAACATCAACTTCGTAAAGGATATGCGTATTGATCTTGATTTTGAACAAAATACGGATAAGCGTTATCATGTAAGCAAAAGCAACATCCTGGTCGATTTCAGCCTGAACCGGAACGGTAAAGGTGGTATGATAGGTTCCAGGACCACAACTTTCAAAGATTACCAGGTAAACCAGGCACTGCCCGATTCAACATATTCCGGCTTGGGCGAAGTTGTTAACCCGGGCGCCAATAACAGGGACGATGAGTACTGGGCTCAAAATCGACTGGACACACTGACCCACGCCGAAGCAAAAGTGTACCATAATATCGATACGTTGCAATCGCTCAAATCATTCCGTCGTACCATGGCCGTTATTACGTGGATTATTGCAGGCTACAATACGGTAGGCCCTTTTGAGATTGGCCCTGCAAATGCCTTTTATAGTTTTAATAACATTGAAGGTGCGCGCCTCCGGTTTGGCGGTCGCACTACCCCCGAAATGAGTAAGCGTTATTATTTTGAGACTTACGGAGCGTACGGGTTTAAGGACCAGAGATGGAAATATTTTTTAAGCGGCACTTATTCATTCGACAATAAATATATATACCAGTTTCCTCAGAATTACGTTCGGGCCTATTACGAGAATGACGCCGGCATACCGGGCAACCCCCTTCAATTTGTGGTGGAGAACAACCTTTTCTTATCCTTTAAACGAGGCAATAACGATAAGTACCTGTATAACAAATTTTTCAGATTTGACTATGTCCGTGAATTCGAAAATCATTTCTCATACAATTTAGGCTTCCGGAACCTGACCCAATCGCCGGCCGGTTCACTTTATTTTACCAACCTGGTAAGCGGGGTGCCAAATACGATCAACCAACTAACGTCGACCGAAATAATTCTTGGTTTACGTTATGCACCGCATGAGGAATTTTACCAGGGAAGAATTTACCGTATCCCGGTTCCAAATAAATACCCGGCTGTGTCGGTCGATTATACCAGGGGCGTTAAGGGTGTTTTTGGAGGCGGATTTGGCTATCAAATTTTGCACGGCCGGGTCGACAAACATTTGTACCTGTCGCAACTGGGCTATGCTGATGTGACGGTACAGGCGTCGCATACTTTTGGTCAGCTTCCTTATCCGCTGCTTACGATCCATCGTGCGAACCAAACTTACTCGTACGATGACGATCCCGATACTTACAACTTGATGAATTTTTTGGAGTTTGTGAGCGATCACTACGAAAGCCTGAGCTATGAGCAGCACCTGAACGGATTTTTCCTGAATAAGATACCGCTTTTCAAACGACTGAAATGGCGTGAGACACTTTCGTTCAAGGCCTTGTTTGGCGGGGTGACCGATCAGAATAACCCATCTCTGCATCCATCGCTTTACCAATTCCCGGTTGATGGGGCAGGACGGCCGCTCACCTATTCTCTGGGAAAGGCGCCCTACCTGGAGGGCAGTGTTGGCATCGAGAACATATTCAAATTTTTCGGCGTCAGCCTGGTCCGCAGGTTCAACTATCTCGACCATCCAGATGCTATAAAATACGGTTTTCGTACCAGTGCAACTATCCTGTTTTAA
- a CDS encoding Crp/Fnr family transcriptional regulator, whose translation MLEEIKHVYLRSHPLFNNLCEKRLCEARSVARVKIVQRGDVLYFVENDYSKIYLLIKENIKIRTSDRMGNEFIDIINAPDIFGDLSLEEHIHADQCAEAVSDNTIVCCFRATDFRRILEDNQLMFMHYVNMVNRKLRKMESRYSDLVYLDAKERLVRFIKTWAKANGSQHGDKIIVRNDLTHSDIAAVISTSRQSVNVLLNELKGLGVIQYDRKQFELNASFI comes from the coding sequence ATGTTAGAAGAGATCAAACATGTTTACCTGAGAAGCCACCCGCTTTTCAACAACCTATGCGAGAAGAGGCTTTGCGAAGCCCGTTCCGTTGCCCGTGTAAAAATTGTGCAGCGCGGTGATGTGCTGTATTTTGTAGAAAATGATTACAGCAAAATATACCTGCTGATCAAAGAAAATATTAAGATTCGGACATCGGACCGGATGGGGAATGAATTTATCGACATCATAAACGCCCCGGATATTTTCGGCGACCTGAGCCTGGAAGAGCATATTCATGCCGATCAATGTGCAGAGGCTGTTTCCGATAACACTATTGTTTGCTGTTTCAGGGCTACCGACTTCCGGAGGATACTGGAGGATAATCAACTAATGTTTATGCATTATGTAAATATGGTTAATCGCAAACTTCGCAAAATGGAGTCGCGTTACTCCGACCTTGTTTATCTTGATGCCAAAGAGCGCCTTGTTCGCTTTATAAAAACCTGGGCCAAAGCCAATGGAAGTCAGCATGGTGATAAGATCATTGTTCGCAACGATCTTACCCACAGCGATATTGCAGCGGTAATATCTACCTCGCGCCAAAGCGTGAATGTGCTGCTGAATGAACTTAAGGGTCTTGGTGTCATCCAGTACGACCGTAAGCAATTCGAACTAAATGCCTCATTTATATAG
- a CDS encoding MGH1-like glycoside hydrolase domain-containing protein yields MHAWSAWEVYKTDQKNNGGKADLDFLESIFHKLVINFTWWVNRKDSEGNNIFEGGFLGLDNISVFDRSNALPAGGHIEQSDGTSWMAMYALNLMRISLELAKHRKIYADMSTKFFEHFLYIASAMAGMGDGLWDEEDQFFYDNLKFSHDNNIRLKVRSMVGLIPLFAVEVLDDEILTDHPEFAERLNWFLVNNPQLANLVSRWSDKGMGDKHLLSLLRGHRMKKILLRMLDGSEFLSDYGIRALSKFHEQNPYHFYLDGQDLQVDYTPGESTTGLFGGNSNWRGPIWMPVNYLLIESLHKFHAYYGPDFQVEHPVGSGNYLSLEDVANELSKRLAKLFLRDESGKRPFLGTNQYMQNSPLFNNYILFYEYFHGDTGRGVGASHQTGWTGLVAKLLHPKS; encoded by the coding sequence GTGCACGCATGGTCGGCATGGGAAGTTTATAAAACTGATCAAAAAAATAACGGCGGCAAAGCCGATCTTGATTTTCTTGAGTCGATTTTCCACAAGTTGGTGATCAATTTTACATGGTGGGTAAACCGCAAGGATTCTGAAGGCAACAACATTTTCGAAGGCGGTTTTTTGGGTCTGGATAACATCAGTGTTTTCGATCGTAGCAATGCTCTGCCTGCCGGCGGACATATCGAGCAGTCAGATGGTACAAGCTGGATGGCGATGTATGCGCTAAACCTGATGCGTATCTCGCTCGAACTGGCCAAACATCGCAAGATATATGCGGATATGAGCACCAAGTTCTTCGAGCATTTCCTGTACATCGCCTCGGCAATGGCAGGTATGGGGGATGGTCTTTGGGACGAGGAGGACCAGTTCTTCTACGATAATCTCAAATTTTCGCATGACAATAACATAAGACTCAAGGTACGGTCGATGGTTGGTTTGATACCATTGTTTGCAGTTGAAGTGCTGGATGATGAAATTTTGACGGATCATCCCGAATTCGCCGAAAGACTCAATTGGTTCCTCGTAAACAACCCGCAACTGGCCAATTTGGTGAGCCGCTGGAGCGACAAAGGCATGGGGGATAAACACCTGCTTTCGCTGCTGCGCGGGCACCGGATGAAAAAAATATTGTTGCGGATGCTCGACGGATCCGAATTCCTTAGCGATTACGGTATACGGGCTTTGAGCAAATTCCACGAACAGAACCCTTATCATTTTTATCTCGACGGGCAGGATCTGCAAGTAGACTATACGCCGGGTGAATCGACCACGGGATTATTCGGTGGCAATAGCAACTGGCGGGGCCCCATCTGGATGCCGGTTAACTATCTTCTTATCGAGAGCCTACATAAATTTCATGCCTATTATGGGCCCGATTTTCAAGTAGAGCATCCGGTGGGCAGCGGTAACTACCTCAGTCTGGAAGATGTAGCCAACGAGCTTTCAAAACGACTGGCAAAATTGTTTCTGCGCGACGAGAGCGGCAAAAGACCATTCCTTGGTACAAACCAATACATGCAGAATAGCCCCCTGTTCAACAACTACATCTTGTTTTACGAGTATTTCCACGGCGACACAGGACGCGGCGTAGGCGCTTCACATCAAACCGGCTGGACCGGGCTTGTCGCCAAACTTTTACATCCAAAATCATAA
- a CDS encoding SDR family oxidoreductase — MKRKLENQTAIITGSSSGIGAGVAKSLAREGANVVVNFPTENSREDAEKVLAEIKADGGNGITLRCDVSKEADVKAMFDATREQYGTVDILVNNAGLQKDSPFEEMTIDQWNFVLGVNLTGQFLCAREAIREYLRRGIRPDVSVAAGKIICMSSVHEVIPWAGHANYAASKGGIMLMMKSIAQEFAWKKIRINSICPGAIQTPINRQAWETPEALKDLLTLIPYQRIGVPEDIGKAAVWLASDDSDYVNGASLFVDGGMTLYPGFTTNG, encoded by the coding sequence ATGAAACGAAAATTAGAGAATCAAACAGCTATTATAACCGGATCGAGCAGTGGCATAGGTGCGGGGGTAGCCAAATCATTGGCCCGTGAAGGCGCCAATGTAGTGGTAAACTTCCCGACCGAAAACTCGCGCGAAGACGCCGAAAAAGTGCTCGCGGAAATAAAGGCCGACGGCGGTAACGGGATCACCCTGCGATGCGACGTGAGCAAGGAAGCGGACGTGAAAGCGATGTTCGACGCTACGCGGGAACAATACGGAACAGTGGATATCCTGGTAAACAATGCCGGTCTGCAAAAGGACTCGCCGTTTGAAGAAATGACCATTGACCAGTGGAATTTTGTACTTGGCGTAAACCTGACCGGTCAATTCCTGTGCGCCCGCGAAGCGATACGCGAATACCTGCGTCGTGGTATCCGACCCGATGTGTCGGTAGCTGCAGGCAAGATCATCTGCATGAGTAGTGTTCATGAGGTTATTCCATGGGCAGGTCATGCCAATTATGCGGCAAGCAAAGGTGGCATTATGCTGATGATGAAAAGTATCGCACAGGAGTTTGCCTGGAAGAAGATCAGGATCAACAGCATTTGCCCGGGAGCCATCCAAACGCCCATCAACAGGCAGGCATGGGAGACTCCGGAAGCATTAAAAGATCTTTTGACATTGATTCCTTATCAGCGTATCGGCGTGCCTGAAGATATTGGCAAGGCTGCGGTTTGGCTGGCAAGTGATGACAGCGACTACGTGAACGGAGCCTCGCTTTTTGTGGATGGCGGTATGACATTGTACCCCGGTTTCACCACGAACGGCTAA
- a CDS encoding NRDE family protein, giving the protein MCTVTYIPTAGGFHLTSNRDEHISRGQAVTPREYASGKRRLLYPKDPDKNGSWIVAKNNGDVVVLLNGAFVKHVRQINYRKSRGLVLMDIIRAEYPDQFYKVMDLDDIEPFTIVLYTSGRLFECRWDGSDKHITMLDNRKEYIWSSATLYDKMAAAKRRSWFDDWRRSDLSKNTEGIINFHRYGGNGDDKDGLVINRDGKMKTISITSLQVKPSRISMLYHDMRDNRVYQNEIEVEQADITAITPAKTRFFALRKFFIRLFNWEYWPFNIVYAPILPYWFWLSLKARSFFFFNTANPSIENGGFAMESKKLIHKLIPEKYTPKTMAFRPGASLETIRESLRNNLMDFPLIAKPDIGMKGVLVKKVNNEAELSDYLRAIKVDFLLQECIPYKNEVGIFYYRIPGAMKGKISGVVGKHFLTVTGDGRSSIEQLVISEPRYLLQLEVLRQTYGHFLQQVLPVGKTHTLVPYGNHARGAKFIDLSKKVTRQLTETIDEVCHRIPGFYFGRLDVMYNNWEELCEGKNFTIVELNGAGSEPTHIYDPMHSIFFAWREIMRHWKLLNVISRINRNRLEINYLGFKEGVALLRNNSRYIKSIS; this is encoded by the coding sequence ATGTGCACAGTAACTTATATACCTACTGCGGGCGGTTTTCATCTCACATCGAACAGGGATGAACATATCAGCCGCGGGCAGGCAGTTACGCCACGCGAGTACGCAAGCGGCAAGCGGCGCTTGCTTTATCCGAAAGACCCTGATAAAAATGGCAGTTGGATAGTGGCCAAAAATAATGGCGACGTGGTTGTATTACTGAATGGTGCATTTGTGAAGCATGTACGTCAAATAAATTATCGGAAGAGCCGGGGACTGGTATTGATGGACATCATAAGAGCTGAATATCCCGATCAGTTTTACAAAGTAATGGACCTTGATGATATTGAGCCATTTACTATTGTGCTTTATACATCGGGAAGGCTATTTGAATGCCGCTGGGACGGATCCGATAAACATATCACCATGCTTGACAACCGGAAAGAGTATATCTGGTCGTCGGCTACATTATACGATAAAATGGCCGCGGCGAAAAGGAGGAGCTGGTTTGACGACTGGCGTCGGTCGGACTTATCAAAAAATACTGAGGGCATTATCAACTTCCATCGTTATGGAGGCAACGGCGATGACAAGGATGGCCTGGTGATCAACCGCGACGGAAAAATGAAGACTATCAGTATTACAAGCTTGCAGGTTAAACCCTCAAGGATCAGCATGCTTTACCACGATATGCGCGATAATCGTGTATACCAAAACGAAATAGAGGTAGAACAGGCAGACATCACTGCCATAACGCCGGCCAAAACGAGGTTCTTTGCGCTTAGAAAATTTTTCATAAGGCTTTTTAATTGGGAATACTGGCCCTTTAACATAGTTTATGCGCCCATATTACCTTACTGGTTTTGGCTAAGTTTAAAAGCCAGATCGTTCTTCTTCTTTAATACGGCGAACCCGTCAATCGAAAATGGAGGGTTTGCCATGGAAAGCAAGAAATTGATTCATAAACTGATCCCTGAAAAATATACACCCAAAACTATGGCATTTAGGCCTGGGGCGAGCCTTGAAACGATCAGGGAATCGCTCCGGAATAATTTGATGGATTTTCCCCTTATCGCCAAACCTGATATTGGGATGAAGGGCGTGCTGGTTAAAAAAGTAAATAACGAAGCTGAATTATCTGATTATCTGCGGGCAATCAAAGTCGACTTTTTACTGCAGGAATGTATACCATATAAAAATGAAGTGGGTATATTCTATTACCGTATCCCGGGGGCGATGAAAGGCAAAATATCAGGTGTTGTTGGTAAACATTTTCTTACTGTGACCGGGGACGGTCGCTCAAGCATCGAACAACTGGTGATCAGCGAGCCCCGGTACCTGCTCCAGTTAGAAGTGCTTCGGCAAACTTATGGGCACTTTCTGCAACAAGTACTGCCTGTAGGTAAAACCCACACGCTGGTGCCGTACGGCAATCATGCAAGGGGGGCCAAATTTATCGACCTGAGTAAAAAGGTGACCCGGCAACTGACTGAGACCATTGATGAGGTTTGCCATCGTATACCTGGTTTTTATTTCGGCAGGCTGGACGTAATGTACAATAACTGGGAAGAACTTTGTGAAGGGAAAAATTTCACCATTGTCGAGCTGAACGGTGCGGGTAGTGAGCCGACACACATTTATGACCCGATGCACTCCATCTTTTTCGCCTGGCGCGAGATCATGCGGCATTGGAAACTTTTGAACGTGATCAGCCGGATAAACCGGAACCGCCTGGAAATAAATTACCTGGGTTTCAAAGAAGGCGTTGCCCTTCTAAGGAACAATTCAAGATATATTAAATCGATCTCGTGA
- a CDS encoding DinB family protein yields the protein MKLKEPIRNILNQLRYVLSELSNEQYMQPVGVLSNSSIGQHNRHILEFFIELNKGYESGIIDYDKRVRNRVIEADKEFALEKIQEIEDSLEKPDRDLILQTEQNDGDSYSFPVFTNYFRELVYNLEHAVHHMALIRIGVNAIADVNVPEEFGVASSTLKYRKTCAQ from the coding sequence ATGAAACTCAAAGAACCAATTCGGAATATTTTAAACCAACTGCGATACGTGCTAAGCGAGCTGAGTAATGAACAGTACATGCAACCTGTGGGCGTTTTGTCAAACTCATCGATAGGTCAGCATAACAGGCATATACTTGAATTTTTTATCGAATTAAATAAAGGATATGAAAGCGGTATCATTGATTACGACAAACGTGTCCGCAATCGTGTTATCGAAGCCGACAAAGAGTTCGCACTCGAAAAGATACAGGAGATAGAAGACAGCCTGGAAAAACCAGACCGCGACCTGATCCTCCAAACCGAACAAAACGATGGCGACAGTTATTCCTTCCCGGTATTTACCAATTACTTCAGAGAACTTGTTTACAACCTTGAGCATGCCGTGCATCACATGGCACTAATACGCATCGGTGTAAACGCGATAGCTGACGTTAATGTCCCTGAAGAATTTGGAGTTGCCTCTTCAACCCTTAAATACCGCAAGACATGTGCACAGTAA
- a CDS encoding YHS domain-containing (seleno)protein — protein MKRTLIVAALIIFGMTQVKAQKSEIYVSGGKAINGYDAVAFFTQSKPVKGSDSFSFEWQGAKWLFANAEDLAAFKADPEKYAPQYGGYCAYGTSQGHKAPTKAETWTVLNNKLYFNYNKQVKELWTKDRDSLIIVADKKWPEVKAQ, from the coding sequence ATGAAACGTACACTAATTGTTGCCGCACTCATCATTTTCGGCATGACACAGGTTAAGGCGCAGAAATCGGAAATCTATGTATCTGGCGGGAAAGCTATTAACGGTTATGACGCCGTAGCCTTCTTTACCCAATCGAAACCGGTTAAAGGATCGGACAGCTTTTCGTTCGAGTGGCAGGGCGCAAAATGGCTCTTTGCCAATGCAGAGGATCTGGCGGCTTTTAAAGCCGACCCTGAAAAGTATGCTCCGCAATATGGTGGCTACTGCGCTTATGGTACATCGCAGGGTCACAAAGCGCCAACGAAAGCTGAAACATGGACCGTTTTGAACAACAAGCTTTACTTCAATTACAACAAGCAAGTAAAGGAACTTTGGACTAAGGACAGGGATAGCCTGATCATTGTTGCCGACAAGAAATGGCCGGAAGTAAAAGCACAATAA
- a CDS encoding DoxX family protein, which yields MTHTTSNVLTWMLRLIAAAIMLQTLFFKFTAAPESVYIFSTLHMEPWGRLGIGSLELVASILILIPRTTSLGAVLAVGLMAGALMFHLTKLGIVVQDDGGQLFILALVTFGCSAALAVIFRKQAISYIPFVRQ from the coding sequence ATGACTCACACTACATCAAACGTACTAACCTGGATGCTGCGCCTTATAGCAGCGGCCATTATGCTGCAAACCTTGTTTTTCAAGTTCACCGCGGCACCTGAATCGGTTTATATTTTTTCAACATTGCATATGGAGCCCTGGGGACGCTTGGGTATCGGAAGCCTTGAGCTCGTCGCATCGATACTTATTCTTATACCCCGCACCACCAGTCTGGGCGCTGTGTTGGCGGTTGGTCTTATGGCCGGAGCGCTTATGTTTCACCTGACCAAACTGGGCATCGTGGTACAGGACGACGGTGGGCAGTTGTTCATACTTGCCCTGGTAACTTTTGGATGCAGCGCCGCGCTTGCTGTTATTTTCAGAAAGCAGGCGATATCCTATATCCCTTTTGTACGTCAATAG